The following is a genomic window from Miltoncostaea oceani.
GATCGCCGCCGAGGAGGGCAGCCTGCTCCGCGCCGTCTGCGCGGTCATGCCGCGCCTCGTCGGCGCCTACTCCGTCGTCGTGATCTCCGGCAGCGAGCTCGTCGCGTTCCGCGACGCCCACGGCGTGCGCCCCCTGGTGCTCGGGCGGCTCGACGAGGGCGGCTGGTGCGTCGCCTCCGAGACCTGCGCCCTCGACCAGATCGGCGCCCGGTTCGAGCGCGACGTCCGCCCCGGCGAGGCCCTGCGCCTCAGCGCCGGCGGCATCGAGAGCCGCCAGGCCCTCCCCTCCGCCGGCGGGCGGACCTGCGTCTTCGAGCACATCTACTTCGCGCGGCCCGACAGCCGCATGGAGGGCACCACGATGTGGGAGTCGCGCAGCGCGATGGGCGCCGAGCTCGCCCGCGAGAGCGGCGTCGACGCGGACCTCGTCGTCGGGCTCCCCGACAGCGGCACCCCCGCCGCCATCGGGTACGCCCAGGAGTCGGGGATCCCGTACTCCGAGGCCGTGGTGCGCAACCGCTACGTCGGGCGCAGCTTCATCCAGCCCGACCAGGCGATGCGCCAGCACGGCATCCGGCTGAAGTTCAACCCGCTGCCGTCGGTGATCGCCGGCAAGCGCCTCGTCGTCGTCGACGACTCGATCGTGCGCGGCAACACCACCCAGCGGATCGTCCAGATGCTGCTCGACGCCGGCGCCGCCGAGGTGCACATGCGGATCTCGAGCCCCCCGATCCTCTGGCCCTGCTTCTACGGCATCGACATGGCCGACCGGGCGGAGCTCGTCGCCGTCGGCCGCAGCGTCGAGGAGATCGCGGACCTCACCGGCGCGCACAGCCTCGCGTACCTGACCCTCGACGGCCTGCAGCGCGCCCTCGGGAAGCCGGCGTCGGGGTTCTGCCGGGCGTGCTTCACCGGCGAGTACCCCATCGCGATCCCCGACTCGTCGCTGAAGCTGCGCTTCGAGCCCGGTGAGCGGGAGCCCGCCGCCGCCTGAGCGCCCCGGGATCCGGCGCCCACCCGCCCCGGCGCGGCACTAGGCTTCGCGACATGGCGTCCGACCACCTCTCCTACCGCGACGCCGGGGTCGACCTCGACGCCGCCCGCCGCCACACCGCGGCCATCTCCGCGATGGTCGCGGGCGGCCAGACCGGGTTCGCCGCCGCCCACCCGATCCCGCCGGGCATGCGCGAGCCGATGCTCGTCACCTGCACCGACGGCATCGGCACCAAGCTGCTCCTCGCCCAGGAGCTGGGGCGCATCGGGGGGCTCGGCCAGGACCTCGTCGCGATGTGCGTCAACGACCTCGCCTGCACCGGCGCGCGGCCCCTCGTGTTCCTCGACTACCTCGCCGTCGGACGCCTCGACACCGATCAGGCGCGGGAGCTCGTCGCGTCGGTCGCCGACGCCTGCGCCGCGGTCGGGTGCGCCCTCGCGGGTGGCGAGACGGCGGAGATGCCGGGCCTCTACGCCCCCGGCCACTTCGACCTGGCGGGGTTCGCCTGCGGCGTCGTCGAGCGCTCCGAGATGCTCGGGGCGCACCGCGTGCAGGACGGGGACCTGATCGTCGGCATCCCGTCGTCGGGGATCCACTCGAACGGCTACTCCCTCGTGCGCGCCCTCGTCGCCGACGGGGCACTCGCCCCCGACCCCGACCTGCTGCTCGCGCCCACCCGGCTCTACGTGCGGGACGTCGCGGCGATGACCTCCGCGGGCCTCGCCGTGCGCGCCGCGGCCCACATCACCGGCGGCGGGCTCCCCGAGAACCTGCCGCGTGCCCTGCCCGAGGGCCTCGGCGCCGTCATCGACCCGGCGTCGTGGGAGCCGAACCCCGCGATGCGGGCGGTGCTCGACACCGGCCGGGTCTCGCCCGAGGACGCGTGGGACACGTTCAACATGGGCCTCGGCATGTGCGTCGTCGTCGACCCCGCCGACGCGGCCGCGGCCGCCGCCCTCGCCGACGGCGCCCGCGTCGTCGGGCGGGTCGCCCCCGGAAGGGGCGTCACCCGTGGCTGACCCCTACCGCATCGTCGTGCTCGCGTCGGGCAGCGGGTCGAACCTGCAGAGCCTGATCGACACCGTCCACGCGCCCGGCGGCACCGAGATCGTCCTCGTCGTCGGCTCCCGCGACGGCATCGTCGCGCTCGACCGCGCCACCGCCGCGGGGATCCCCGTCGCCGTCGTCACCCTGTCCGGGCGCGACCGGCAGGAGCGCGACGTCGAGCTCGCCCACGTCGTCGCCGAGGCACGTCCCGACCTCGTCGTCCTCGCGGGCTGGATGAGCATCCTCACCGGCGCGTTCCTCGACCGCTTCCCCGACCGGGTCGTGAACCTCCACCCCTCGCTGCTGCCGTCGTTCCCCGGGCTCCACGCGATCCGCCAGGCCCTCGACTGGGGCGTCCGCTGGACGGGGGTCACGGTGCACTACGCGGAGGAGGTCGTCGACGGCGGTCCGGCCATCCTGCAGGAGCCGGTACCCGTGTTGTACGGTGACGACGAAGAGGCGCTCACCGCGCGGATCCGCGAGGTGGAGCACCGTCTCGTGCCCGAGACGGTGCGCCTGTTCGCCGCCGGCAGGGTGCACCGCGATCCCACGGACCGGCGGAAGGTCCTGATCAGTCCCGTGGAGGTCGAGTGAGGGTCTCGCGTGCGCTCGTCTCGGTCTCGGACAAGACCGGGCTGGAGGACTTCGCCCGCGGTCTCGCCGACGCCGGCATCACCATCGTCTCGACCGGCGGGACCGCCGAGTCGCTGCGGTCATGGGGGATCGACGTCGTCGCCGTCGACGAGGTCACCGGCCACCCCGAGATCATGGGCGGGCGCGTCAAGACGCTCCACCCCCGCATCCACGGCGGCATCCTGGGGCGCGCCGGCCACGAGGGCGACGCCCGCGAGATGGCCGAGAACGGCATCGAGCCGATCGACCTCGTCGTCGTGAACCTCTACCCGTTCGAGGAGTGGGCGCGCCGGCGCGGCGTCTCCGACGACGAGCTGATCGAGCAGATCGACATCGGCGGGCCGACCCTCATCCGGGCGGCCGCGAAGAACCACTCCCGCGTCGGCGTGGTGACCTCGCCCGACCAGTACGCGGAGGTCCTCGGCGAGCTCGCCGCGGGCGACGGCGAGCTGTCCCCCGCGCTGCGGCGCCGCCTCGCCGGCGCCGCCTTCCTGCGCACCGCCTCCTACGACGCCGCGATCTCGTCGTGGTTCGCCGAGGCGGACGAGGACGAGGGGTTCCCCGCATCCCTCCTGATGGGCTTCGACAAGGCGATGGACCTCTCGTACGGGGAGAACCCGCACCAGCGCGGCGCGTACTACACCGAGCGCGGCGCCCGCACCCACCTCCTCGCCCGCGTCGAGCAGCTCCACGGCAAGGCCCTCTCGTTCAACAACCTGTTCGACCTGGACGCCGCCCGCGGCGTCCTCGCGGAGTTCGAGCTGCCGGCCTGCGTGATCGTGAAGCACAACAACCCGTGCGGCGTCGCCGTCGGCAGCGACGTGCGCACCGCCTACGAGCGGGCCCGCGACTGCGACCCCGTCTCCGCCTACGGCGGCGTGATCGCGGTGAACCGCCCCGTCGACCCGGAGCTCGGCGAGCTGCTCGCCGGGACGTTCGTGGAGGTGCTCTGCGCCCCCGGCTTCGACGAGGCGGCCCTCGCGTCCCTCACCCGCAAGCCGAACACCCGCCTCATGCTGAACGACGAGCGCCGCCGCACGAACGCCGGCGAGCGCGACCTGCGCCGGGTCGTCGGCGGCGTGCTGGTGCAGGACCGCGACGCCGAGAGCGAGGACCGGTCCGGCATGACCGTCGTCACCGACCGGGCGCCGACCGAGGCCGAGTGGGGGGACCTGCTGTTCGCGTGGCGGGTCGCCAAGCACGTCAAGAGCAACGCGATCGTGCTGGCGCGCGACCTCGTCACCGTCGGGGTCGGCGCCGGCCAGATGAGCCGCGTCGACTCGGTGCGCCTCTCCCTCGACAAGGCCCAGTCGCCCGTCGCGGGCGCCGTGCTCGCCAGCGACGCGTTCTTCCCGTTCGCCGACGGCCCCGAGGCCGCGGTGCGGGCGGGGGTCACCGCCATCATCCAGCCCGGTGGCTCCATCCGCGACGACGAGGTGTTCGCCGCCTGCGACGCCGCGGGCGTCGCGATGGTCGTCACCGGCCGACGCCACTTCCGCCACTGATGCCGGCCTGGGCCCTCACCGTCGACATCGACGCCCCGCCGGAGGCCGTCTGGCGGTTCATCGGCGACCCGACGACCGTCCCGCAGTGGTACCCCAAGTACGTGGCGTGCGAGGTCGACGGCGACCGCCGCACCCTCCGCACGGCGGAGGGCGCCGAGCTGCACGAACGCCTCCTCGAGCGTGACGACGACCGCCGCTTCTACTCGTACTCGGTGGTGTCCGGCGCCCCCGTCGCGTCGCACCTCGCCAGCTTCGAGGTGACCGCCGAGGGCACCGGCAGCCGCGTCCGCTGGGCCACCCAGGCCGAGCCGCTCGACCCGGCCGCCGACATCCGCGGCCGCCTCACGGCGAGCCAGACGGACGCCCTCGACCGGGTCAAGAGGATCGTGGAGGGCGGGACGGCCTAGCGGCCCCCGCCCCCGCCGGACCGGCACACCCGCGACGGGTCCCCCGGCCCCGGGTCGGGCCAGCGCCTACCCTGTGGCCATGCGCGTCCTCGCCGCCCTGCTGGTCGCCCTGGTCGCCGTGGTCGCGCCCGCCGCGGCCACGGCCGCGCCGCCCCCGGACCTCTCGCAGGACCCCCTCGACCGCGCCGCCCTCCTGACGCTGCCGAGCATCTACCGGGTGACGGTCACCTACGACGTCCCGGCGCTCGTCGCGGCCGACGGGACGCGCCTGCCCCTCGGGGCGAAGGCGCGGCGGATCGTGGAGAGCGGCACGGCGTTCGGCGTCTCCACCGGCGGGTGGCTCGCGACGGCCCGGCACGTCGTCGCCCCCGGCGACGACACCCTCGCCGCGATGGCGTACCGCAACCACCTCATCTACACCGGGCGGGCGCACTCCGACGCCGCGGTCGACGCCTACCTGGAGCGCACCGGCGCGCGACCGGCGGGCGCCCGGCGGGTGCGCGTCGACGTCACCCAGGCGGACGCCGGGGCCGGGGCGCGCGCCTCGCGGACCTGGCAGCCGGTGAGGATCGTGCCGAGCCCGACCGCCGACCTCGCGCTCGTGCGCGTCGTCGCCCGCGGCGCGCCCGCGCTGCCCCTCGACGAGTCGGCCAGCATCGGCACCCCCGTCATCTCGGTCGGCTTCGGGCGGGCGTCCGCCATCCACTCCGCCGGCGACGGCCTCGGCGAGCTGGAGCCGGCGATCCGCCGCGGCAGCCTGAGCCGCACCGGGACGCTCGAGGACGAGACGCCGGTGCGGCAGGCGATCGCGATCTCCGTCGCGGTGCAGGGCGGCGACTCCGGCGCCCCCGTCGTCGACGGGGAGGGCCGCGTCCGCGGGATCGTCATCCAGTCCACCCGCTCCGGCGGGATCGCGGAGCGGGCCACGGAGCTGCGCCAGCTCATGCAGACGGCGGGGGTCACGCCCACCACCGGACGGGCGGCCGCCGCCTTCCGGCAGGGGATGGAGGCCCTGTGGCGCCTCGACCCCGGCGCCGCGGAGGCCGCCTTCGACGCCACCCTGATCGCGTTCCCCGTTCACACCCTCGCCGCGACGGAGCGGACCCGCGCCGAGGAGCTCGCCGACGCCCGCATCCGGCTCGCCGGCGACCGCCGCCCCCAGGGGGTGCTGCTCGGCCTCGGCGTGCTCGCCGCCGTCATCGCCATGGGCTTCGCCGCCGCCCTCCTCGCGCCCCACGTCCCGCGCCGGGGTCCCTCCCCGCGCGGCCGTTAGGCTAGGACGGCCAGCCGGGGGGTCCGACCGCAGGGGGTGACGATGAGGATCGGCGTGCCGGCCGAGGTCAAGTCGGACGAGTACCGCGTCGCGCTCACCCCCGCCGGGGCCCTGGAGCTGACGCGACGCGGTCACGAGGTCGTGATCGAGCGGGGCGCGGGCGCCGGGTCGGGGATCCCCGACGGGGAGTTCACGCGCGTCGGAGCGACCATCGGCGACGCCGCCGACGCGTGGGGCTGCCGCCTGGTGCTGAAGGTGAAGGAGCCCCAGCCGGAGGAGTTCCGCTTCCTCCAGGACGACCAGATCCTCTTCACCTACCTCCACCTCGCGGCCAGCCCGGGCGTCGCCGACGCCCTCCGCCGCGCGGGGACGACCGGCATCGCCTACGAGACCGTCGAGGACGGCGCCGGGCGGCTGCCGCTGCTCGCCCCGATGAGCGAGATCGCCGGGCGGCTGGCGGTGCAGGCGGGCGCGCGGTACCTCGAGCGCCCCCTCGGCGGCCGCGGGGTGCTCCTCGGCGGCGTGGCAGGCGTGGCGCCGGGGTCGGTCGTGGTGATCGGCGCCGGCATCGTCGGCACGAACGCCGCCCTCGTGGCGATCGGCATGCAGGCCCACGTGACCGTCCTCGACACCGACCTCGACCGGCTCCGCGAGCTGGAGATGGTCCTCGGCGGCCGCGTGACGCTGCTCCACTCGACCCGCCTCGCGATCGAGGAGCTGCTGCCGACCGCCGACCTCGTCGTCGGCGCGGTGCTGCTGCCGGGGGCGCGGGCGCCGCGCGTGGTCACCCGCGACATGCTCGGGATGATGCGCCGCGGGGCGGTCGTCGTGGACGTGGCCGTCGACCAGGGCGGCTGCTTCGAGACGACGCGGCCGACGACGCACTCCGACCCCGTCTACCTCGTGGACGGGGTCCTGCACTACTGCGTGGCGAACATGCCGGGCGCCGTCCCCGTCACCTCGACGCGCGCCCTGAACAACGCCACCCTCCCGCACGTCACGTGGCTCGCCGACGAGGGCCTGACCGGCGCGCTCCGGGCGCACCCCGGGCTGCGGCCCGGCGTCAACGTGCGCGACGGCAAGATCGTCAACGCCGCGGTCGCGGAGGCGCTGGCGAGCTGACCGCGACCCTGGAGCTCCCGCCCCCGCAGGAGGGCCTCACCCAGCGCGAGGCCGAGCGCCGCCTGGCCGCCCGCGGGGAGGTCGAGGGGCCCGCGACCAGCCGCTCCTGGTCGAGCATCCTGCGGGCGAACCTGCTCACGGTCTTCAACGTGACGCTGGTGATCGCCGGCGTCGTCACCCTCGTCTTCGCCGACTGGCGGGACGCCGTCTTCCTCGCGATCCTCCTGCTGAACGCCGGGATCGGCATCGGGCAGGAGGCGCGCGCCAAGGCGAGCCTCGACCGGCTCGCCGCCCTCGTCGCCCCGCGGGCGACGGTGGTGCGCGACGGACGCCCCGTCGTCGTCGACGTGCCCCGGGTGGTCGTCGGCGACCTCGTCACCGTCGGCGCGGGCGACCAGGTCGTCGCCGACGGGCGCCTCGTGCGCAGCGACGGCCTCGGGGTGGACGAGTCGATCCTCACCGGTGAGGCGGAGCCCGTCGCCCGCGCCGCGGGCGACGAGGTGCGGGCCGGCTCGTTCGCCGCGGAGGGGTCGGGCGCCTACGTCGCGACCGCCGTCGGCGCGGACACCTACGCCGAGCGGCTCGTCGGCGAGGCGCGGGAGTTCCGGCACCCCCGGTCGCCGCTGGAGCGGGCGCTCGACCGGCTCATCCTGATCCTCGGCGTCTCGATGATCCCGCTGGGGCTGCTGCTCGCGTGGTCGCTGATCGAGCAGGACGTCGCGTTCCGGGAGTCCGTCGCCACCGCCGTCGCCGCCGTCGTCACGCTCGTCCCCGAGGGGCTGGTGCTGCTCGTCGGCGTGACGTACGCCGTCGCGACCCTGCGGATGACCCGCCGCGGCGCCCTCGCCCAGCAGCTCAACGCCGTCGAGTCGCTCGCCTCCGTCGACGTCATCTGCCTCGACAAGACCGGCACCCTCACCGAGGAGGGCCTCCGGGTCGAGGCGGTCGTCGCCGCGCCCGGCGTCGACGACGGCGAGCTGTCGACCCTGCTCGGGCGACTCGCCGCGAGCGCGCCCGACCGCAACGCGACCCTCGACGCCGTCGGGCACGGCATCCCCGGGGTCGCCGAGCCGGTGGAGGCGGCCGTCCCGTTCGCGTCGCGGCGCCGGTGGAGCGGCCTGCGCATCGGCGGCCGGACCATCGTCATGGGGGCCCCGGAGCACTTCACGCTCCCCGACGGCCTCGCCGCGCGGGCCGGCGACGAGGCGGCCGCCGGCCGGCGCGTGCTCGCCGTCGCGACGGGGGACGTCCCCCTCGCGCTGCCCGACCCCGACGCGCCGCCGCCCGCCGGGCTGACCCCGATCGGCATCGTCGTGCTCGCCGAGGAGCTCCGCCCCGACACCCGCGAGACGATCGCCTTCCTCCGCGAGGACGGCATCGACCTTAAGGTGATCTCCGGTGACGCCCCCGCCACCGTCGCGGCGATCGCCGCCGACGCCGGCGTCCCCGTGCTCGGCGACCCGGTGGACGGGCGCGACCTGCCGCCCGGCGACGCCGAGCTGCGCGAGCTCGTGGCGTCGCGGAGCGTGATCGGCCGCATCTCCCCCGACGGCAAGAAGCGGGTCGTGGAGGCGCTCGCCGCCCAGGGCCGGCACGTCGTGATGGTCGGCGACGGCGTCAACGACGTCCCGGCCCTGAAGGCGGCGCGGCTCGCGATCGCCCAGGGCAGCGGCTCGCAGATGGCCCGCGGCATCGCCGACCTCGTGCTCGTGCGCGACGGGTTCGCGTCGGTGCCGCCGATGATCCGCGAGGGGCGCAAGGTGATGCGCAACCTGCAGCGCGTCGCGAAGCTCTTCGTGGCGAAGTCCGTGCTCGCCGCGTTCCTCATCCTCACCGTCGGCCTGTCGTCCGAGAGCTACCCGTTCCTGCCGCGGCACCTGACCCTCGCGTCGTTCTTCACCATCGGCGTCCCCGCCTTCGTGCTGGCGCTCGCGCCGAGCACGGGGCCGTGGCGGCCCGCCGGGTTCCTCCGCGACCTCGCCCGCTTCGCGATCCCCGCCGGGACCGCCATCGGGCTCGGCGTCGTCGCGAGCTTCCTCATGTCGCTCAACCTGATCGACATGGACCCCGTGCGCGCCCGCACCGTCGCGACGACGGTCCTCGTGACGACGGGGCTCTACCTCGTGGTGGTGCTGGAGAGCGGAAGCCGCGCGCGGGGCTGGTCGGTCACGGCGCTCTGCGTCGGGCTGCTCGCCCTCTACCTGGTGGTGCTGACGCTGCCCGGGTGGCGGGACTTCTTCGAGGTGGCCTCCCCCGACCCCGCCATCCTGCTCTGCGCCGCCGCCGGGTCCGCGCTGGCCATGGGGGGCCTCGCGCTCACCGACGAGCGGTTCATCCCCCGGTTGCCCCTCCCGGAGGGGTGGCGTCGCCCGACCGCCGGCCGGCGATGAACGAGACGACCAGCAGCAGCCCGATCAGCACGAACGCGCTGAGGGCCCCGACGGGGATCGTCACGTAGCCGAACTCGTCGATCCACCGCGTCGAGCAGGGGATCCCGGCGCGGCAGGTGGCGCTCTCCTTGTCCGGGTTCACCTCGATGTAGATGTGGTAGATCGAGATCGCCGCCCCGACCACGGGGAAGACCGCCGCGTAGAGCGACACCCGCCGGTCCTTCAGGAGGGCGCCGACCAGCAGGATCACCACGAGCGGGTACATGCAGATCCGCTGGTACCAGCAGTACTGGCACGGCGGGTAGTCGGCGATCTCCGAGAAGTAGAGGCTCCCGGCCGTCGCGACCGCCGCGACGACCCACGCCGCCCACACCGCCTGGCGGGCGACCCCCTCCCACGAGGAGACGAGGGCCGCCCGGGCGCGCGGGCTGACGGCGGCCGCGACGATCGCGACCGCCAGCAGCACCGCGGCGACCTGGGCCAGGATCGCCAGCGCGGCGAGGGTGGTGTTGACCGTGTCCGTCACCGGAGGCGGGGACCGCCCGTCGTCACGATGCGGCCGGCCCGACCGCGGCGATGGCCTCCTCGAACTCCGACAGGTTCCCGGCGCCCTCGATGGTGCGCTCGCCCCGCGGCCCCGTGACCACGAAGGTCGGGGTCGCGTTCACGTCGTCCTCGTTCGCCGCGTCGCGCCGCTCGAAGAACGCGGTGGCGACGTCGTCGCCGGCGTAGTCGGCGCGCCACTTCTCGACGTCGAGGCCGAGGCCCGCGACGATCTCCTCCATCAGGCTGTCCGTGAGCCAGTCCTCCGTCTCGGGGCCCTGGTTGGCGTACAGCACCTCGAGGAACGGCCACATCGCGTCCTGCATCGCGGCGGCCTCGGCGCCCAGGGCGCCGCGCTCCGAGCTCGCGTTGATGAACGCGATCGGGCGGAACGAGAGCTTCGCGTCACCGGGCTTCACCACGGCGTCGATCAGCTCCGGGACGATGGTCTCGCTCGCCGACTTGCAGGCCGGGCAGGACGTGTCGCCGTACTCGATGATCTCGACCGGCGCGTCCGGCTCGCCGAGGGTGTTCCCCGACTGCGGGATGCCCGCGAACAGGGCCTTCGCGTCGTCGATGCCCTGGACGCCGTCGGAGCCCTCGTCGTCGCCCCCGAGCAGGCTGACGCCCACCAGCACGGCCACCACCACGACGGCGGCGGCGATCACGCCCATGATGATTCGCTTGTTCACAGGTCCGGCCTCTCTCTCACGGATCCACCCCAGGACGCGGGCCGGGTCGAGGCCGGCCCCGGGCGACGATAGCGCGCCGCCGCCGCGAGGGCGCGTCCGGTCGTCTCACTACAGTCAGCCGATGGACCCGGTCCTCCCGACGCCGCAGGTGCTCGTCGCCGACCCCTCGTACGGGGCCGGCCTCGATCCGGCCGAATCCGAGACCGCCGCCGTCGACGTCACGGTGGAGGGCGTCCCGTGGCGCCCGATCACCCCCGGGGGCGGCGAGGGAGGGGAGCTGGCGTTCATCGACGGCGCCCAGCAGATCGAGGCCTGGCTGACGGTCACGACGCCCGGCGACCCGCGCGCCCTGCCCGGCGCGGCGTTCGCCGTCGCCGCCGGCGCCGTCATCACCGCCCGCGGGCGCACCGCCGACATCGTCGGGCTCCGCGTGCGCCGCGCGGTCGTGACGGTCGGCGACCGGCGGCTGCACCTGGCGCCGGTCGGCGGCTACGCGTGGGAGTCGCGCTGCGAGGCGGCGCAGGAGGCCACCGGCCTCGCCCGGCGCGTCGGCGAGGTGCGCCAGCAGCTCGAGCTCGCCCTCGCGGAGGAGATCGCCCACCGCGACCGGCTCGTCGTGCTCGACGGGCGCCTCTCGTTCATCCGCGACGCCGCCGGCCCCGTCGTCGGCGCGATCAAGAGCCACCACCGCATGTACCTCCCCCCCGAGGAGGCGCGCGTCGTCGTCGGCCTCGGCGTCGGCCAGCGCACCCCCCTCTTCGCGATCGGCGAGGACCGCCTCTCCTGGTACCAGCGCCTCCCCGGCGTCGGCGACCACGGCTGGGCCGGGATCCTCCGCGGCGAGGTCGCCCGCTCCCTCGGCGCCCAGGAGGCCCGGCACCTCGCCGACCGCGCCGCGCGGGAGCTGCCGTACTTCGCGGGGCGGCCCCACCGCGACCCCCG
Proteins encoded in this region:
- the purF gene encoding amidophosphoribosyltransferase; this translates as MSDAERPLDDDTPKEECGVFAVAAPPGRDVSRITYYALHALQHRGQESAGIAARDGANVTIQRDLGLVTTVFDETSLRSLTGDAAIGHVRYSTTGANKWDNAQPVAQTRGDDIVALGHNGNLTNTGELRTEMEAAGADLRASTDSEIIAALIAAEEGSLLRAVCAVMPRLVGAYSVVVISGSELVAFRDAHGVRPLVLGRLDEGGWCVASETCALDQIGARFERDVRPGEALRLSAGGIESRQALPSAGGRTCVFEHIYFARPDSRMEGTTMWESRSAMGAELARESGVDADLVVGLPDSGTPAAIGYAQESGIPYSEAVVRNRYVGRSFIQPDQAMRQHGIRLKFNPLPSVIAGKRLVVVDDSIVRGNTTQRIVQMLLDAGAAEVHMRISSPPILWPCFYGIDMADRAELVAVGRSVEEIADLTGAHSLAYLTLDGLQRALGKPASGFCRACFTGEYPIAIPDSSLKLRFEPGEREPAAA
- the purM gene encoding phosphoribosylformylglycinamidine cyclo-ligase → MASDHLSYRDAGVDLDAARRHTAAISAMVAGGQTGFAAAHPIPPGMREPMLVTCTDGIGTKLLLAQELGRIGGLGQDLVAMCVNDLACTGARPLVFLDYLAVGRLDTDQARELVASVADACAAVGCALAGGETAEMPGLYAPGHFDLAGFACGVVERSEMLGAHRVQDGDLIVGIPSSGIHSNGYSLVRALVADGALAPDPDLLLAPTRLYVRDVAAMTSAGLAVRAAAHITGGGLPENLPRALPEGLGAVIDPASWEPNPAMRAVLDTGRVSPEDAWDTFNMGLGMCVVVDPADAAAAAALADGARVVGRVAPGRGVTRG
- the purN gene encoding phosphoribosylglycinamide formyltransferase — translated: MADPYRIVVLASGSGSNLQSLIDTVHAPGGTEIVLVVGSRDGIVALDRATAAGIPVAVVTLSGRDRQERDVELAHVVAEARPDLVVLAGWMSILTGAFLDRFPDRVVNLHPSLLPSFPGLHAIRQALDWGVRWTGVTVHYAEEVVDGGPAILQEPVPVLYGDDEEALTARIREVEHRLVPETVRLFAAGRVHRDPTDRRKVLISPVEVE
- the purH gene encoding bifunctional phosphoribosylaminoimidazolecarboxamide formyltransferase/IMP cyclohydrolase; this translates as MRVSRALVSVSDKTGLEDFARGLADAGITIVSTGGTAESLRSWGIDVVAVDEVTGHPEIMGGRVKTLHPRIHGGILGRAGHEGDAREMAENGIEPIDLVVVNLYPFEEWARRRGVSDDELIEQIDIGGPTLIRAAAKNHSRVGVVTSPDQYAEVLGELAAGDGELSPALRRRLAGAAFLRTASYDAAISSWFAEADEDEGFPASLLMGFDKAMDLSYGENPHQRGAYYTERGARTHLLARVEQLHGKALSFNNLFDLDAARGVLAEFELPACVIVKHNNPCGVAVGSDVRTAYERARDCDPVSAYGGVIAVNRPVDPELGELLAGTFVEVLCAPGFDEAALASLTRKPNTRLMLNDERRRTNAGERDLRRVVGGVLVQDRDAESEDRSGMTVVTDRAPTEAEWGDLLFAWRVAKHVKSNAIVLARDLVTVGVGAGQMSRVDSVRLSLDKAQSPVAGAVLASDAFFPFADGPEAAVRAGVTAIIQPGGSIRDDEVFAACDAAGVAMVVTGRRHFRH
- a CDS encoding SRPBCC family protein translates to MPAWALTVDIDAPPEAVWRFIGDPTTVPQWYPKYVACEVDGDRRTLRTAEGAELHERLLERDDDRRFYSYSVVSGAPVASHLASFEVTAEGTGSRVRWATQAEPLDPAADIRGRLTASQTDALDRVKRIVEGGTA
- a CDS encoding S1 family peptidase — encoded protein: MRVLAALLVALVAVVAPAAATAAPPPDLSQDPLDRAALLTLPSIYRVTVTYDVPALVAADGTRLPLGAKARRIVESGTAFGVSTGGWLATARHVVAPGDDTLAAMAYRNHLIYTGRAHSDAAVDAYLERTGARPAGARRVRVDVTQADAGAGARASRTWQPVRIVPSPTADLALVRVVARGAPALPLDESASIGTPVISVGFGRASAIHSAGDGLGELEPAIRRGSLSRTGTLEDETPVRQAIAISVAVQGGDSGAPVVDGEGRVRGIVIQSTRSGGIAERATELRQLMQTAGVTPTTGRAAAAFRQGMEALWRLDPGAAEAAFDATLIAFPVHTLAATERTRAEELADARIRLAGDRRPQGVLLGLGVLAAVIAMGFAAALLAPHVPRRGPSPRGR
- the ald gene encoding alanine dehydrogenase → MRIGVPAEVKSDEYRVALTPAGALELTRRGHEVVIERGAGAGSGIPDGEFTRVGATIGDAADAWGCRLVLKVKEPQPEEFRFLQDDQILFTYLHLAASPGVADALRRAGTTGIAYETVEDGAGRLPLLAPMSEIAGRLAVQAGARYLERPLGGRGVLLGGVAGVAPGSVVVIGAGIVGTNAALVAIGMQAHVTVLDTDLDRLRELEMVLGGRVTLLHSTRLAIEELLPTADLVVGAVLLPGARAPRVVTRDMLGMMRRGAVVVDVAVDQGGCFETTRPTTHSDPVYLVDGVLHYCVANMPGAVPVTSTRALNNATLPHVTWLADEGLTGALRAHPGLRPGVNVRDGKIVNAAVAEALAS
- a CDS encoding HAD-IC family P-type ATPase translates to MTLVIAGVVTLVFADWRDAVFLAILLLNAGIGIGQEARAKASLDRLAALVAPRATVVRDGRPVVVDVPRVVVGDLVTVGAGDQVVADGRLVRSDGLGVDESILTGEAEPVARAAGDEVRAGSFAAEGSGAYVATAVGADTYAERLVGEAREFRHPRSPLERALDRLILILGVSMIPLGLLLAWSLIEQDVAFRESVATAVAAVVTLVPEGLVLLVGVTYAVATLRMTRRGALAQQLNAVESLASVDVICLDKTGTLTEEGLRVEAVVAAPGVDDGELSTLLGRLAASAPDRNATLDAVGHGIPGVAEPVEAAVPFASRRRWSGLRIGGRTIVMGAPEHFTLPDGLAARAGDEAAAGRRVLAVATGDVPLALPDPDAPPPAGLTPIGIVVLAEELRPDTRETIAFLREDGIDLKVISGDAPATVAAIAADAGVPVLGDPVDGRDLPPGDAELRELVASRSVIGRISPDGKKRVVEALAAQGRHVVMVGDGVNDVPALKAARLAIAQGSGSQMARGIADLVLVRDGFASVPPMIREGRKVMRNLQRVAKLFVAKSVLAAFLILTVGLSSESYPFLPRHLTLASFFTIGVPAFVLALAPSTGPWRPAGFLRDLARFAIPAGTAIGLGVVASFLMSLNLIDMDPVRARTVATTVLVTTGLYLVVVLESGSRARGWSVTALCVGLLALYLVVLTLPGWRDFFEVASPDPAILLCAAAGSALAMGGLALTDERFIPRLPLPEGWRRPTAGRR
- a CDS encoding disulfide oxidoreductase yields the protein MTDTVNTTLAALAILAQVAAVLLAVAIVAAAVSPRARAALVSSWEGVARQAVWAAWVVAAVATAGSLYFSEIADYPPCQYCWYQRICMYPLVVILLVGALLKDRRVSLYAAVFPVVGAAISIYHIYIEVNPDKESATCRAGIPCSTRWIDEFGYVTIPVGALSAFVLIGLLLVVSFIAGRRSGDATPPGGATGG
- a CDS encoding DsbA family protein; protein product: MNKRIIMGVIAAAVVVVAVLVGVSLLGGDDEGSDGVQGIDDAKALFAGIPQSGNTLGEPDAPVEIIEYGDTSCPACKSASETIVPELIDAVVKPGDAKLSFRPIAFINASSERGALGAEAAAMQDAMWPFLEVLYANQGPETEDWLTDSLMEEIVAGLGLDVEKWRADYAGDDVATAFFERRDAANEDDVNATPTFVVTGPRGERTIEGAGNLSEFEEAIAAVGPAAS